One region of Bosea sp. 29B genomic DNA includes:
- a CDS encoding AsmA family protein: protein MREALTLLAGLLVAALLAALLGPGFVDWREYRPHFERRISAALGVETRVAGEIGLRLLPSPRLTLGEVRLGSSGNAASAATIETLTAELALAPLARGEFRLVEAEADGLTLNLVADENGAIALPARQGTGLPSETAIDRLAIRRSAVIWREPGKAAQTLAPISVDVSAVALHGPWRVEGEIAGSSLRFATGAIEADGRLRTKASVTGEQAQFGFDGSLILAGAEQSARPGLEGSFTIAPGGAVSLAGRVSGDSRRLDFSGLAIEIAGGAARLEGEGSFNPADSKGSLQLKARRLDADVLQEALAQRPGYQRALLALPGPVELLLELDQIVWRGEDFSGFALRGKLDGDGLDGGSATVRIANAVIEARGALDGQGFRGTLEAKAPDARRAALALARLGVEAGLADSFAALRSFDGTASLDWSGERLAITRMTARAGSGPRLEGSGAITPGRLDAKLTVNGLDLSTLPPGDSLNALAGRRDLALDLTLNGLRYLATPPGSARLALTRQGSDWRLSRLAVDGFGGVKVEGEGALLPGGGEIAGRVRAPRFAALTALAGPLLPEGFRRVLPRIEDGLAGIDAGFKLARAPNGETSVVAEGSAQAGRLSLNGKIDSAGQWSGGDVKLSLDDRRRAFAAFGLPRPARGGSGELSLGFGQNGPVGSLAGPGLMLVLEGAGGAARLSLQADGPDQVLPDGLARLVPDGVLDASGRVSFGDEARLDDLVVNAGGKAARGALSFSAERGIGGQLDLPYVALQPALTAVLGQAQPVAGSQWSPSRFQDATGLGEIRLALNAERLDLTDRIALTKARLDLAAGPDGLVLDNLRGSHAGGEVSGRLTARRDGGLAQITGRLGLAGLDLAVLTKGALTGKLSGSFEAGGSGESPARLIAALGGAGSISVAGAGMARFDPAAISKVIAATGEDASESETGRLQDRIGEALEKASWPLGDVTIPFTQAAGVLRVSPVSVERAGLRADATGLVDWRAMTTDLRLNLRPLGAAPKGWPEQLPQVGVAWRGPLDAPRRETDVGALSNVVAARALAREIERVEAFEADQRERAMHIRRLRAERELRENERKLAEFLKAEEERRIAEEKRAEEARKAEETRLAEEARRAEAARKAEEARIAEEARKAEIAKRQEDLRKAEDERRRAEADERARQAAIRAAIEGRPGPMILQGAPPSYIPGDPPGYGRSRGEAPPLPPPLDIQSVPRPLSRSPLQN from the coding sequence GTGCGTGAGGCCCTGACCTTACTGGCCGGGCTGCTCGTCGCGGCGTTGCTGGCCGCGCTGCTGGGGCCGGGCTTCGTCGACTGGCGCGAGTACAGGCCCCATTTCGAGCGGCGCATCAGCGCTGCGCTCGGCGTGGAGACGCGCGTCGCCGGCGAGATCGGGCTGCGGCTCCTGCCATCGCCGCGGTTGACTCTGGGTGAGGTGCGTCTCGGCTCAAGCGGCAACGCGGCAAGCGCGGCGACCATCGAGACATTGACGGCCGAGCTCGCCCTGGCGCCGCTGGCACGCGGCGAGTTCAGGCTGGTCGAAGCCGAGGCGGATGGGCTGACGCTCAATCTCGTCGCAGACGAAAACGGCGCCATCGCCCTGCCGGCCCGCCAGGGCACGGGCCTTCCGAGCGAGACAGCCATCGATCGCCTGGCGATCCGCCGCTCGGCCGTGATCTGGCGCGAGCCAGGCAAGGCGGCGCAGACGCTGGCGCCGATCTCCGTCGACGTCTCGGCCGTTGCCCTGCACGGACCCTGGCGTGTCGAGGGCGAGATCGCCGGCTCGTCCCTGCGCTTCGCCACCGGTGCGATCGAAGCCGATGGGCGGCTGCGGACCAAAGCCTCGGTCACCGGCGAGCAGGCGCAATTCGGCTTCGACGGTTCGCTGATTCTGGCTGGTGCAGAGCAGAGCGCTCGGCCCGGGCTGGAGGGCAGCTTCACGATCGCGCCCGGCGGCGCGGTCAGTCTCGCCGGACGGGTGAGCGGCGACAGCCGGCGCCTCGACTTCTCGGGCCTAGCCATCGAGATCGCCGGCGGAGCCGCGCGGCTGGAAGGCGAGGGCTCGTTCAATCCGGCGGACAGCAAGGGCAGCCTCCAGCTCAAGGCTCGCCGGCTCGACGCCGATGTGCTGCAGGAGGCGCTGGCCCAGCGGCCGGGCTATCAGCGCGCCTTGCTGGCGCTGCCGGGACCGGTCGAGCTTTTGCTGGAGCTCGACCAGATCGTCTGGCGCGGCGAGGATTTCAGCGGCTTTGCCCTGCGCGGCAAGCTCGATGGCGACGGGCTGGATGGAGGTAGCGCCACGGTCAGGATCGCCAATGCGGTCATCGAGGCGCGTGGCGCGCTCGATGGCCAGGGCTTTCGCGGCACGCTCGAGGCGAAAGCGCCCGATGCACGCCGGGCGGCGCTGGCGCTGGCGCGGCTTGGCGTCGAGGCCGGGCTGGCCGACAGCTTCGCGGCGTTGCGCAGCTTCGACGGGACGGCGTCGCTGGACTGGAGCGGCGAGCGTCTCGCGATCACCCGCATGACCGCGCGAGCCGGCTCCGGCCCGCGGCTCGAAGGTTCCGGGGCGATCACGCCCGGCCGGCTCGATGCGAAGCTGACGGTGAATGGGCTCGACCTCTCGACCTTGCCGCCGGGCGACAGCCTCAACGCGCTCGCCGGGCGGCGCGACCTTGCGCTCGATCTCACCCTGAATGGGTTGCGCTATCTTGCGACGCCGCCGGGCTCGGCCCGGCTCGCGCTGACCCGGCAAGGCAGCGACTGGCGCCTCAGCCGTCTGGCGGTCGATGGCTTTGGCGGCGTCAAGGTCGAGGGTGAGGGGGCATTGCTGCCAGGTGGCGGCGAGATCGCCGGGCGGGTGCGTGCGCCGCGCTTTGCGGCGCTGACGGCGCTGGCCGGGCCCCTGCTGCCGGAGGGCTTTCGGCGCGTGCTGCCGCGGATCGAGGACGGGCTCGCCGGGATCGATGCCGGCTTCAAGCTGGCGCGCGCGCCGAATGGCGAGACCAGCGTCGTGGCGGAAGGCTCGGCCCAGGCCGGGCGGCTTTCGCTCAACGGCAAGATCGACTCTGCCGGCCAGTGGAGCGGCGGCGATGTGAAGCTCTCGCTCGACGATAGGCGCCGCGCCTTCGCCGCCTTCGGCCTGCCGCGTCCGGCGCGAGGCGGTTCGGGCGAACTCTCGCTCGGCTTCGGGCAGAATGGACCGGTCGGCTCGCTCGCCGGCCCCGGTCTGATGCTCGTCCTCGAAGGAGCGGGAGGTGCGGCTCGTCTCAGCCTGCAGGCCGACGGGCCGGATCAGGTCCTGCCAGACGGGCTGGCGCGGCTGGTTCCGGATGGCGTCCTCGATGCGTCCGGGCGCGTCAGCTTCGGCGATGAGGCACGGCTCGACGATCTCGTCGTCAATGCCGGCGGCAAGGCGGCGCGCGGCGCGTTGAGCTTCTCGGCCGAGCGCGGGATCGGCGGGCAGCTCGATCTGCCCTATGTCGCATTGCAGCCCGCGCTCACGGCGGTGCTCGGCCAGGCGCAGCCGGTCGCGGGCAGCCAGTGGTCGCCGAGCCGCTTCCAGGACGCGACTGGGCTCGGCGAGATCAGGCTCGCCCTCAATGCCGAGCGGCTCGACCTGACCGACCGCATTGCCTTGACCAAGGCGCGGCTCGACCTGGCGGCCGGACCGGACGGGCTCGTCCTCGACAATCTCCGCGGCAGCCATGCCGGCGGTGAGGTCAGCGGGCGGCTCACGGCGCGCCGCGACGGGGGATTGGCGCAGATCACCGGCAGGCTCGGCCTTGCCGGGCTCGACCTCGCCGTGCTGACCAAGGGGGCGCTGACCGGCAAGCTGTCAGGGAGCTTCGAGGCTGGCGGATCGGGCGAGAGTCCGGCGCGTCTGATTGCGGCGCTCGGCGGTGCCGGTTCGATCAGCGTTGCGGGCGCCGGCATGGCCCGCTTCGACCCCGCTGCGATCTCGAAGGTGATCGCCGCGACGGGTGAGGATGCGTCCGAAAGCGAGACCGGGCGCCTGCAGGACCGGATCGGCGAAGCGCTGGAGAAGGCGAGCTGGCCGCTCGGCGACGTCACGATACCTTTCACCCAGGCGGCGGGCGTGCTGCGCGTCTCGCCCGTCTCGGTCGAGCGTGCGGGACTGCGGGCCGATGCGACCGGGCTGGTCGACTGGCGGGCGATGACGACGGACCTGCGCCTCAACCTGCGCCCGCTCGGTGCGGCGCCGAAGGGCTGGCCGGAGCAATTGCCGCAGGTCGGCGTCGCCTGGCGCGGGCCGCTCGATGCGCCGCGGCGCGAGACCGATGTCGGGGCGCTCTCCAATGTCGTGGCGGCGCGGGCGCTGGCGCGCGAGATCGAACGGGTCGAGGCCTTCGAGGCGGATCAGCGCGAGCGGGCGATGCATATCCGCCGCCTGCGGGCCGAGCGCGAACTGCGCGAGAACGAGCGCAAGCTTGCCGAATTCCTGAAGGCCGAGGAGGAGCGCCGCATCGCCGAGGAGAAGCGGGCGGAGGAGGCGCGCAAGGCCGAGGAAACCAGGCTGGCCGAAGAGGCCCGCAGGGCGGAAGCAGCGCGCAAGGCGGAGGAGGCGCGCATCGCCGAGGAAGCGCGCAAGGCGGAGATTGCGAAACGCCAGGAGGATCTGCGCAAGGCCGAGGACGAGCGGCGCAGGGCCGAGGCCGACGAGCGGGCGCGACAAGCCGCGATCCGCGCTGCGATCGAAGGACGGCCGGGACCGATGATCCTGCAGGGCGCGCCGCCTTCCTACATTCCGGGTGATCCGCCGGGCTATGGCAGGTCGCGTGGCGAAGCGCCGCCGCTGCCGCCACCGCTCGACATCCAGTCGGTGCCGCGGCCACTGTCGCGGTCGCCGTTGCAGAACTGA
- a CDS encoding FAD-linked oxidase C-terminal domain-containing protein codes for MTMPSTASVPPHAPAAELPPSPQSVAALTQALAALFGNRLVTSLAVRQQHGHTLTWIPNQPPDAVVYPESTEEVSSIVKLCAQHGVPVIAFGTGTSLEGHVNAPFGGVCIDMSQMKRVVAVHAEDLDCTVEAGVTRKELNEHLRDQGLFFPIDPGADASIGGMAATRASGTNAVRYGTMKDNVIALTVVMADGSIVKTASRARKSSAGYDLTRLLVGSEGTLGIITEVTLKLHGIPEAMSAGVCPFPSVQAACDATIMTIQSGLPIARIELVDDVMMRGVNLHSKLGLPETTMLFVEFHGSEEGVKEQAERFGEIAAEFGGGPFDWATRPEDRTKLWQARHDAYWAARALRPGAESVATDVCVPISRLAECVDETKRDIEASGLIAPIVGHVGDGNFHTQPLVDLADPDEVARCEAFIDRLVKRALAMEGTCTGEHGVGQKKMKYLTIEHSPAALATMRLIKRALDPQNILNPGKIIAL; via the coding sequence ATGACAATGCCTTCTACTGCTTCCGTGCCCCCCCATGCTCCTGCTGCAGAGCTGCCGCCATCGCCGCAGTCCGTCGCCGCGCTGACGCAAGCGCTGGCGGCACTGTTCGGCAACCGGCTCGTCACAAGCCTCGCGGTCCGGCAGCAGCACGGCCACACCCTGACCTGGATTCCGAACCAGCCGCCGGATGCGGTCGTCTATCCCGAGAGCACCGAAGAGGTGTCTTCCATCGTGAAACTCTGCGCCCAGCACGGGGTTCCGGTGATCGCCTTCGGGACCGGGACGTCGCTGGAGGGCCATGTCAACGCGCCCTTCGGCGGCGTCTGCATCGACATGTCGCAGATGAAGCGGGTCGTCGCCGTGCATGCGGAAGACCTCGACTGCACGGTCGAGGCCGGCGTCACCCGCAAGGAGCTGAACGAGCATCTGCGCGACCAGGGCCTGTTCTTCCCGATCGATCCCGGCGCCGACGCCTCGATCGGCGGCATGGCGGCGACGCGCGCCTCCGGCACCAATGCGGTGCGCTACGGCACGATGAAGGACAATGTCATCGCGCTGACCGTGGTGATGGCCGACGGCTCGATCGTCAAGACCGCGAGCCGGGCGCGCAAATCCTCGGCCGGCTACGACCTAACCCGCCTCCTTGTCGGCTCGGAAGGCACGCTCGGCATCATCACCGAGGTGACGCTGAAGCTGCATGGCATTCCCGAGGCGATGTCGGCCGGCGTCTGCCCGTTTCCCTCGGTGCAGGCGGCTTGCGACGCGACGATCATGACGATCCAGTCGGGTCTTCCGATCGCGCGGATCGAGCTGGTCGACGACGTGATGATGCGCGGCGTCAACCTGCACTCCAAGCTCGGCCTGCCGGAAACGACGATGCTGTTCGTCGAGTTCCACGGTTCCGAGGAGGGGGTGAAGGAACAGGCCGAGCGCTTCGGCGAGATCGCGGCCGAATTCGGCGGCGGGCCGTTCGACTGGGCGACCAGGCCGGAGGATCGCACGAAGCTGTGGCAGGCGCGGCATGATGCCTATTGGGCGGCGCGCGCCCTCCGTCCCGGCGCGGAATCGGTTGCGACCGATGTCTGCGTGCCGATTTCGCGGCTGGCCGAATGCGTCGACGAGACCAAGCGCGATATCGAGGCGTCGGGCCTGATCGCGCCGATCGTGGGACATGTCGGCGACGGCAATTTCCATACCCAGCCGCTGGTCGATCTTGCCGACCCGGACGAGGTTGCGCGCTGCGAGGCCTTCATCGACCGGCTGGTGAAGCGGGCGCTTGCCATGGAGGGAACCTGCACCGGCGAGCACGGTGTCGGCCAGAAGAAGATGAAGTACCTCACGATCGAGCACAGCCCCGCCGCGCTCGCCACGATGCGGCTGATCAAGCGCGCGCTCGACCCGCAGAATATCCTCAATCCCGGCAAGATCATCGCCTTGTGA
- a CDS encoding thioesterase family protein, whose amino-acid sequence MPDDIRTPALFFAPFVSSPMRVEPHWIDYNGHLNMAYYHVLFDRAVDEVFSLVGLNQHYVESRHASFFAAECHVLYKRELTEGDLVRVTAQLIAFDDKRLHYYLEMRHASEGWLAATSENLSLHVDMTDRRVTPFPPDILANLAIMKAAHAQMPRPATVGRMIGMPQKSAITLGEPAQEAERETETRH is encoded by the coding sequence ATGCCGGACGATATTCGCACGCCCGCCTTGTTCTTCGCTCCCTTCGTCTCGTCCCCTATGCGGGTCGAGCCGCATTGGATCGACTATAACGGCCATCTCAACATGGCCTACTATCATGTCCTGTTCGACCGCGCGGTCGATGAGGTCTTCTCGCTGGTCGGCCTCAACCAGCACTATGTCGAGAGCCGGCACGCTTCGTTCTTCGCTGCCGAATGCCATGTGCTCTACAAGCGCGAGCTGACGGAAGGCGATCTCGTGCGCGTCACCGCGCAACTCATCGCCTTCGACGACAAGCGGCTGCATTATTATCTCGAAATGCGCCATGCCAGCGAAGGCTGGCTCGCTGCGACCTCCGAGAATCTCTCTTTGCATGTCGACATGACCGATCGCAGGGTGACGCCCTTCCCGCCCGACATCCTCGCCAATCTCGCGATCATGAAGGCGGCGCATGCGCAGATGCCGCGCCCGGCCACGGTCGGCCGGATGATCGGCATGCCGCAGAAGAGCGCGATCACCCTCGGCGAGCCGGCACAGGAAGCGGAACGCGAGACGGAGACGCGGCACTAG
- a CDS encoding YdeI/OmpD-associated family protein, with amino-acid sequence MAPVKVDPDKIREFEDAASFYNWLGEHHRLADEVWIKIHKLSSGLRSITPKQAIDVVLCWGWIDGVKKSLDERSYLQRYTPRTAKSIWSQINVDNVARLIAEGRMTDHGLAQVGAAKADGRWARAYGAGRNLKIPDDLQAAIDAEPLAKEMLSKLSAQNRFALAFRVHNLKTEAGRRKKIAAFVEMLKRGETIYPQR; translated from the coding sequence ATGGCGCCGGTTAAGGTCGACCCTGACAAGATCCGGGAATTCGAGGATGCCGCTAGCTTTTACAACTGGCTCGGCGAGCACCACCGCCTTGCGGATGAAGTCTGGATCAAGATCCACAAACTCTCATCCGGCTTGCGGTCGATCACTCCGAAGCAGGCGATCGACGTCGTGCTCTGCTGGGGTTGGATCGATGGCGTCAAAAAGAGCCTCGACGAGCGCAGCTATCTGCAACGCTATACGCCGAGGACCGCCAAGAGCATCTGGAGCCAGATCAATGTCGACAATGTCGCCCGCCTGATCGCGGAAGGACGCATGACCGACCATGGCCTGGCGCAGGTGGGTGCGGCCAAGGCGGATGGCCGCTGGGCCCGCGCTTACGGCGCCGGCCGAAACCTGAAGATCCCCGACGACCTCCAGGCCGCGATCGACGCAGAACCTCTGGCCAAGGAGATGCTCTCGAAGCTGAGCGCGCAGAACCGCTTCGCGCTGGCGTTCCGCGTCCATAATCTCAAGACGGAAGCCGGGCGGCGCAAGAAGATCGCGGCCTTCGTCGAGATGCTCAAGCGCGGCGAGACCATCTACCCGCAGCGCTAG
- a CDS encoding potassium channel family protein: protein MSAAADPDDSSNKGFGLRDRLRQLYHGRSLAALRFQFATLIVDILIIGFFVATPMLRERPEFLWLDYAVAIIVAAEIAARFLASSNMLRLARQPTMLLDLFILATLLAPQWLENFGFLRILRLWSLSQRGLIWAQLRETRYRDWEDVAKALVNLATFLFVVSGFVYTFFFMSRPGLEGYVEALYFTVATVTTTGFGDITLPGIAGKLTSIVVMITGISLFVRLAQAVFRPHKVTFPCPECALQRHDPDAVHCKACGHRLKIPDGDE, encoded by the coding sequence ATGAGTGCAGCCGCCGATCCCGACGACAGCAGCAACAAAGGCTTCGGGCTGCGCGACCGGCTTCGGCAGCTCTATCATGGCCGCAGCCTGGCGGCGCTGCGCTTCCAGTTCGCGACCCTGATCGTCGATATCCTGATCATCGGCTTCTTCGTCGCGACGCCGATGCTGCGCGAACGGCCGGAATTCCTCTGGCTCGACTATGCCGTCGCGATCATCGTCGCTGCCGAGATCGCGGCGCGCTTTCTCGCTTCCTCCAACATGCTGCGGCTTGCGCGCCAGCCGACCATGCTGCTCGATCTCTTCATCTTGGCGACGCTGCTGGCGCCGCAATGGCTGGAGAATTTCGGCTTCCTGCGCATCCTGCGGCTCTGGTCGCTGTCGCAGCGCGGGCTGATCTGGGCGCAGTTGCGCGAAACGCGCTACCGCGACTGGGAAGATGTCGCCAAGGCGCTGGTCAATCTCGCGACCTTCCTCTTCGTCGTCAGTGGCTTCGTCTACACCTTCTTCTTCATGAGCCGGCCGGGGCTGGAAGGCTATGTCGAGGCGCTTTATTTCACCGTCGCGACGGTGACGACGACCGGTTTCGGCGACATCACCCTGCCGGGCATCGCCGGCAAGCTGACCTCGATCGTGGTCATGATCACCGGCATCTCGCTGTTCGTCCGGCTGGCGCAAGCCGTGTTCCGGCCGCACAAGGTGACCTTCCCCTGCCCGGAATGCGCGCTGCAGCGGCACGACCCCGACGCCGTGCACTGCAAGGCCTGCGGCCACCGGCTGAAGATACCGGACGGCGACGAGTAG
- a CDS encoding class I SAM-dependent methyltransferase, translated as MYRFQRHIYDATRKFYLLGRDGLIADLKPPPGGAVLEIGCGTGRNLIKIARRYPHARCYGLDVSEEMLRTAREQVAKAGLSERIVLAQADATSFDPQALFGRAGFERVVISYALSMIPPWRAALAQAMQMVAPGGALHIVDFGDQAHLPGPFRAVLNRWLALFHVTPRKDLDAVVTDLCAETGTIGGTTRLFGGYSVQAVAIRPA; from the coding sequence ATGTATCGCTTTCAGCGGCACATCTACGACGCCACCCGCAAGTTCTATCTGCTCGGCCGCGACGGGCTGATCGCCGATCTGAAGCCGCCGCCGGGTGGCGCGGTGCTGGAAATCGGCTGCGGCACGGGCAGGAACCTGATCAAGATCGCGCGGCGCTATCCGCATGCACGCTGCTATGGGCTCGACGTCTCCGAGGAGATGCTGCGCACCGCCCGCGAGCAGGTGGCGAAAGCCGGCCTGTCCGAGCGCATCGTCCTGGCGCAGGCCGATGCGACCAGTTTCGACCCGCAGGCGCTGTTTGGCCGTGCCGGCTTCGAGCGGGTGGTGATCTCCTACGCGCTCTCGATGATCCCGCCCTGGCGCGCGGCGCTGGCGCAGGCGATGCAGATGGTTGCGCCGGGCGGCGCGCTGCACATCGTCGATTTCGGCGACCAGGCGCATCTGCCCGGCCCGTTCAGGGCAGTGCTGAACCGCTGGCTGGCGCTGTTCCATGTCACGCCACGCAAGGATCTCGATGCGGTCGTGACCGATCTCTGCGCCGAGACCGGGACCATCGGCGGGACCACACGGCTGTTCGGCGGATACTCGGTCCAGGCCGTGGCGATCAGGCCGGCCTGA